A window of the Paenibacillus woosongensis genome harbors these coding sequences:
- a CDS encoding carbohydrate ABC transporter permease, whose translation MAKSLSKAPKMHARFKSPADRLFDTFNIIFMICLMIVTLYSFLNTLAVSLNTANDSIKGGIYLLPREFTWENYKYVFEEATIFHATLISALRTVIGTVLSVFCCTMVAYTIARPEYVLRKFISIAFILTMYFSGGLIPNFLLIRELGMMNSFWVYIIPGLIGVFNVIIIRSFIEKLPEGILESARIDGAGEFTTFLRVVLPLCLPVIATVSLFSAVAQWNSWFDVFLYNSSNVNLSTLQYELMKILQNSNTSLNSGNDYASMFSGSEAAINRVTPTSIRATMTIVASVPIILVYPFLQKYFVQGMILGGVKG comes from the coding sequence ATGGCTAAGTCGCTATCGAAAGCGCCTAAGATGCATGCCCGGTTCAAATCGCCAGCGGACCGGCTGTTCGATACGTTTAATATCATCTTCATGATTTGTCTTATGATCGTCACGCTGTATTCGTTTCTCAACACGCTCGCCGTGTCGCTTAACACGGCCAACGACTCCATCAAGGGCGGCATTTATTTATTGCCGCGGGAATTTACGTGGGAGAACTACAAATATGTATTTGAAGAAGCGACGATTTTCCATGCAACGCTGATTTCGGCGCTGCGTACCGTGATCGGTACGGTGCTGTCCGTGTTCTGCTGTACGATGGTCGCCTATACGATCGCCCGGCCGGAATACGTGCTGCGCAAGTTTATTTCGATCGCGTTTATTCTGACGATGTATTTCAGCGGGGGGCTTATTCCCAATTTTCTGCTTATCCGGGAGCTCGGCATGATGAACAGCTTCTGGGTCTATATCATTCCGGGTCTGATCGGTGTGTTTAACGTCATTATTATCCGTTCTTTCATCGAGAAGCTGCCGGAAGGCATTCTGGAATCTGCCCGTATCGACGGCGCAGGCGAGTTCACGACGTTTCTGCGGGTAGTCCTGCCGCTCTGTTTGCCGGTTATCGCTACCGTCTCCCTGTTCTCGGCCGTAGCACAGTGGAACTCCTGGTTTGATGTGTTCTTATACAACTCATCCAATGTGAACCTGAGCACCCTTCAGTATGAGCTCATGAAAATTCTGCAGAACTCGAATACCTCCCTCAACAGCGGCAACGACTATGCGAGCATGTTCTCCGGCTCGGAAGCCGCCATCAACCGGGTAACACCGACATCTATCCGCGCAACGATGACGATTGTGGCAAGTGTGCCTATTATTTTGGTATATCCGTTCCTGCAGAAATACTTCGTACAAGGGATGATATTAGGAGGGGTTAAAGGATAA
- a CDS encoding ABC transporter permease yields MSVPFLIWLIIFKYLPLWGWSIAFQDYKPAKGMFDQTWAGLKHFKFLFQDEHFVRVMRNTLAMSFINLVLGFVTAITLAILLNELRKVVFKRVVQTISYLPHFISWVVASSIIATALSADGGIINDVLMWLGIIKEPILWLGEGKYFWGILGVSEVWKNVGWNTIIYLAAMTSIDPSQYEAAEIDGAGRFQRIWNITLPGIKSVVVILLIMNIGNLLETGFEPQYLLGNGMNVDYSENLDIFVLKYGIQMGNFSLSIAAGMFKTVVSFILLFTANHIAKRLGEDRLF; encoded by the coding sequence ATGTCGGTGCCTTTTCTGATTTGGTTGATTATCTTCAAATATTTGCCCCTATGGGGTTGGAGTATCGCGTTCCAGGACTATAAGCCGGCAAAAGGGATGTTCGACCAGACCTGGGCCGGTCTGAAGCACTTCAAGTTCCTGTTTCAGGACGAGCATTTCGTCCGGGTTATGCGCAATACGCTCGCGATGAGTTTTATCAATCTGGTTCTAGGTTTTGTTACAGCGATTACTTTGGCGATTCTTCTCAATGAGCTTCGTAAAGTCGTCTTCAAGCGCGTTGTGCAAACGATCAGTTATTTACCGCACTTTATTTCATGGGTTGTAGCCTCAAGCATCATTGCGACGGCGTTGTCTGCGGACGGCGGCATCATTAACGATGTGCTGATGTGGCTCGGCATTATCAAAGAGCCGATTCTCTGGCTCGGGGAAGGGAAATATTTCTGGGGAATACTCGGTGTTTCTGAAGTCTGGAAAAACGTAGGTTGGAACACCATTATATATTTGGCGGCGATGACCAGTATTGATCCGTCTCAGTATGAAGCCGCGGAGATCGATGGAGCGGGACGGTTCCAGCGCATTTGGAATATTACGCTGCCGGGCATTAAGTCTGTTGTCGTCATATTGCTGATTATGAACATCGGAAACCTGCTGGAGACCGGCTTCGAACCACAATACCTGCTCGGCAACGGCATGAACGTCGACTATTCCGAGAACCTGGATATCTTTGTGCTTAAATACGGGATTCAGATGGGGAACTTCTCCCTCTCGATCGCGGCGGGGATGTTCAAGACGGTGGTCAGCTTCATTCTGTTGTTTACAGCTAACCATATCGCGAAGAGACTGGGCGAGGACCGGCTGTTCTAA